GCGGGCAGACTGCAGCTGACCTCGCGCTCACTCACGGATTCCACGACTGCCTCCACCTCATCTCCAACCTGCAGGAGAATCTACGCCAATTCAGTGCGCTCCAGACTAATGGGGAAAGGAATGGGAACAGTCCCGGTCTGCTCTGTAGAAAGAGGCTGCAGTCTGCTTTTGAGAATGGTCAAATGAAGAAGGCAAGGAGAGGTAACGATGACTTTTGCATTAATTAGCATTGTAGATGAAACATTGGTTTCCCGCTAAATGTGGATGGTGCCTTTTGCTTTGCAGATGGGTTTCTGCTGATGCAGCATTCCGCACTTGAGAATAGTATGGATTCCATCTGTGGAAGTGAGTTGACCACGAGCAAATGCACGTTTCAGTGTGTGATGCAGACTAAGTCAGTGCTTGCCATTTGATAAATACCATGGCAAAGCACCAAAcgaaatatcacaaaaaaacgTAAATAGTGGTTACCCGCATATTTGTAATTCGGCACCTGCAGATTCAGTTATCCGGAGATTTAACTTTGTATCCCCTCGGTGTatgcatatatatgtgtaaGAGCCGAGATGAGTATTTAACACATCccaatttttttcaccatgtatatttccaaaggtgctttTGACAGATGGTATTCATTTCCATTGACAAGTGTCTGGATTGCTGTTggattattgattgattttaggTATTGTCTTGGCTTTCCACGTGTTTCTGCACCTCCTTCATATGTCTTCTTCACTGTGAttccacatttttacacataacttaatttctgatcttatttattttgttccacATTCTTTGGATGTGTGAATTACTTTGGTTGTTCCCAACACCGGGTGTTGAAATTTTCAGGTCAGTAGCATTTTTGgaagtatatttagtgagatAAATGGTGATGTATAacatacttatttcagccgctgTATGGATGAAGTTTCCACAtaattgtgtgtttgtatatgtatatatacaatgTCTGTAGTGtgtagaacagtggtgagatgtgctgcaGGTGTGATAGAGAAGtttaaggttgaggtgggaatagatcagggatcagcccttagccccttcctgtttccatGGGGCACCTTATAATGCATGTGATGTGTGCACCAAGTTACAAAATCTGGATgtagggatggatggatggatggagggagggagggatagagagagagagatatgcGTGTTTGTGTATCTACGTATACACAGGACAGAAGGATACTCGACCTTTGTCAACAAAAGCAGACTGTTGGAAGAGGAGCATGTGTTTTTATCTGATGTttggaaaatcaaaaataagtatttagtcAAGTGACTGGTATCTCATGATTCATTATGATGTGATCTTTTATCAATAAATGGGTTAGTAAGAAATCTgggccttttaaaaaaaaggggggagcaAATGATGTATACATTTCAACAGCTGCATACACAGGTTGATGATAGTCTTACATTTAGTGAAAGAGCTATTAATTGTATCAGCAGTTGCTGTACACGTTGCAGACAAAGATTACATTATTTGCAGTAAATAGTTTTCTggaccctgcgattggctggcaaacagttcaggtttaccctgcctcctgcccaatgacagctgggattggctccaacactcctgcaacccgagtgaggataagcaccttagtaaacatggatggatggatagttttctggaccatccatccattttctggactgcTTAAGTCAAATTTGATATTTTCCCACAGTGTTTTGGGATTACTACACTACATTGAGTATGGATctgaatatatatacagtatattgaactACATAAACTTTTTAGCGGGTTTAGTTATACCTCCCTGTATTGTGGAATGCAGGCATACAGTACAAAGGACAGTGACATTACACATACTATATAATCATTTTAGGTCACATACTTCATGTGATTCAAACATCCTCCCACTCCAACCAGCAGATGTTGCCACTGTCACCGACAGCGTTCATCCACCCTCTCCTGTTGACCACGACGATGAGCCAATGAAAAGCATTCCAGCCTGTGATGAAGTTTCCACACGTCTGTCTTGGCAACGAGATTCGTCACCCAGTCAGCTCAACTCAGCAGAGATGTGCGggtcactgcatatgacagaaaGCCCCAACAGCTGTGTGTCCCATAGGCCGGCGTTGCAGAGCCTGTTGGGAGCTGATTGTGGGGAATTTCTGCATTATGGACACTATCATGGCTTTGGGGACACAGCAGAGGAGCTGTCTGACAGAGCCCACATTGGTCCCAAGTCCTTTCAAAATGCAGAAAGTACCATGCATCTGTGCCAAGACTCATAACCCTAAGgccttaatgtttttttttttttttcaaagattaaAACTCATCTCCCAGAATTGGTTCATGATAGTGATATCactttttttggacacattttggGAATGAGCTCCTGGTGCTCTCTTATCTGACTCCTGCTTGTATAAAATTGTTTCTCCCACCCTTTGAGCCAGTAGTTTACTATCGAAAAATAATCCTACTTTGTACCACCAACCAAAAGTGtcgaaaaatatttaaagatgaAATTATCGCAgtttacaaattatttaaaatcttTTGTGCATGGGTGACAGGTTTATCATAGCCTCATCTAATGAATTGTTCTGTCGCTATACTTTGCAGGCAAAGATAATGCCCAAAATGCCTCAtttgtacaaaataattttaaggCCAAATGAGGTGATATTTCTCCAAAACACCTGATCGCTCATGGCActgtggttgggaatcactgctataAGATAGACCAAAAATTGCCTCCTTTTCTATTAAACATTTTGCAGTTTTGTAATGAGTAAATCACTGCAACAAGTCACTTTATCAAGGTTACTGTAGTTTTGTAAATCTGTACTTGCTGCATCCTGATGTTACTTGAAGTATACTCACCAGCGACTTCATTTGGCACTACAAGCAATAGGTATAAGAGTACATGCATCTGATTGGATTATGGCTACTGTATTTCAACCCCCGTTTGATGTTGGACTGAGAAAACCCTTGTTTATCTGACCTCAACAGGACACGCATTGTATTCTTAAACTGTAATATGCATCACAAAACTATTGCGCATTAgctccccccccgccccctcaacatttgtaaaaataaagtgTTTCAATGAATATCAGATTCTTCAAGTGTATCCAAGTAAACACAGATTGTGAAACCAGGGACCCAGGCCATAGTTAAAATAAGTTTTAATAATCAAATGTGTCATAtttcaaaggatttttttaaaaaaaaaagcaacaatccattttctataccacatATCCTGTTCGCGGTCACCAGGAGCTGAAccatggactggttgccagtcaatcacagagcacataaagGGAACCATTTACtgtacactcacattcatgcgGTAAcggagtgggaattgaacccacacttTAAGCCAGGCGAGTCAATCATGACAAGTGGAATCATCTTCCTAAATCCTGTTTGATGGTTTTCTGCAGACTGGCGATGCTGGCATCTAAGGCTGCCAATCCATCTCGGAATGCCGCTTCATCTCTGGTGTCAAAGCTCGATACGGACCTCATACTGCAGTCAGTTGACATAGTATCCAGCTTTCCCTCAGAGAGGAATAAGTCAAACAGTCGCTGGCCCTCTTTTACCATCGGCTGCTCTGATAAACGTAGTCCTTCAAAACCGTCAGTGTGTGTCCAGTTAAGATCAAGGTTTGGATGAGATGGTTGTTTTCGCAGCAGGGTTGAGCTCATTTTTGCCTCCTCTGGTGTGTTTTCTTCCCTTTCCGCAGCCATGTGTACATTACCACCAATGTGCGAGGCCTCCGGCTGCTCCAGAGTCATCAGGTATTTACTGATGCGCTCATTGGCCCTGCTGTGGTCATCATATTGCTCCTTGAGTGCTGGGTCAGATGTAGCAAGGTCAACAACTGTGTCACACTCTGATACCTCGCCACTCTTAATAATGCTGAAACAGAGAAGAAGGCAAATTAAGATATATTCGCAAATTCTGTTACACATTTTTGGGCACTGTAATAGCATTGCTAAAGCGCTATATCACTGCCATTTATTTACAAACAGAGACCTACCTCTCGAGATTTTTTATCTTTTCCAATCTTTGCTGAGCAAGTGAGGCCATTTCACTTTTTGCCTGCTCACTTTGGACAAATTTGGTTCTCAGAGTATCTAAATCTGCAACACACaaactattgttattattaatgcGGGGATTTTTATTTGCGATGTTGATCTTGAAAAAGCCCAAATGGACCTCCATTTTCAGATGTTTGAAGTACTGTATAACGGAAACAtccttaaagggaaattctggtggtttgaatctacaatgtatccaataggtcatgtatgtactgtatcttgacaatgtaatgttaatcctctctcatttaatggtgttttgtgaagatttttaatcgacaattacaaattttcagaggcgctgccatttcggcgagtcacatgacctacgtgggcggcgGTGACATATGtcgtgccgcaccaaaggctcgactacatgggacaccattatggccagcgctgatttctcggattcatcctcatctgatgaagaaacagcagtatcggttgatcaggaagacagaagaatacatccatacagatttgaacctgtggcagaaaataatgttgaatattcgcatgggaatgacacagagtctgacaagcgagctgcgcctatttcctcatcagatgaggataaatccgagaaaatcagcgctggccataacgGTATCCCATGTAATCGAACCTTTGGTGCAGCACATCATaagtcacatccgcgcacgtaggccATGTGACACGCAAGAaaggcagcacccctgaaaattcagaattgtcgataaaaatcttctcaaaacaccattaaatgagaggattaacattagattgtcaagatacagtacatattacatgacctattggatacattgataattcaaaccaccagaatttccctttaaaataTTCTGCTACGTACTGGGGATAAATCTAAATTCCTAAAATAGTCCCACGGACGTTGATAATCATGTCTTTAATATGCCCTCCAAGTGACGTTGCTGTAcattaaaacaacatttaagtTAGTAGGTGTGATAAGACTTAACCCGATTTCATGACTGCATTCCGCGCCTCACTGTCTCGCAGCTGTTTCTTCGTGTCCAGAAGAGATTTCCGCACATCTGCAAGGATGACTTGAATCTCTTGCAGGCGGGATTGAGCATCAGCAAGATCCTCTGGTAAATTAAGTACTAAAGACAAAACATCAGTCTTTAGTTATTTAAAGGACCCGACCCCCTCAAAATTTAGAACGGTTCTCAGATGTCACCAAACTATGCCAAGGATAAAAAATGATAGTGAACCCGTATTTATGGCAGTGTTATGTTCTCTTCCCACCCATGATAGTTGAACTGCAATTTAAAGAGACCAGACAAAGGCTTGAACACACCAGGCATGATGCTACACTGAGGGTGTCCTCCTCTAGATTCAGACTTGTATGGATACTGTattctataaagaaaaaaaaaaatcctctataTAGTCATGGTCCAAAAAGATGATACACACCATTATAAGGGTTCACTATACAGCACCCATTCACCTACTTTTAGAGCTGTGGTAAAATCAGCCTGTTTGGAGGGGATAGTCCTGTCAGatgcaaatgagccactgcTCAATGCATCCCCCGCAcccctgctgcagtgtgtgccaatggacctttccgacctgtcaatcactcgtacaataatagccaagcagatagccgcattgtcttgacccctggcttgacacggccctctCGCAaaatgtcccacaagcaatgctggttgtcagtagcgtgcgcttggaaaagttaatgttacaaagaaaatggtcctcagatgcgcttggggatcgtgcaattctgatgaaaggtatccggctaggttacaaggggcccggttgattcattttccaaagccaaaaacacagttgaggaagtgtctacgatggattaaggcacacgaatacaactaaatgtggagaatatcaacaaacagaaggttgtatgttcgaaggcaagtgagggagaagtatcttctcagAGTTTGAGTGAATTATCATCAGtggtttatacattgcaggacaagaactttcactttgttagtgtatcactgacctgctgaacgaagtgtgtaatgtttcatgccgaagagtcgggttcgtGATACGTAAGtgtgccatgtcatgcaagagaaatgtctattttcctatttggatcacatcgcACTTTTAagactgggttccattacaagccaagtcaaatgaatacactcactcacttataaagactacaatgatattactcgtgatctttccaagcaaAAAGTATTCAGCCTGCTTT
This DNA window, taken from Syngnathoides biaculeatus isolate LvHL_M chromosome 2, ASM1980259v1, whole genome shotgun sequence, encodes the following:
- the ankrd10a gene encoding ankyrin repeat domain-containing protein 10a isoform X2; the protein is MSAGRDFSSEDEAFTSMFPIHRACRDGDVGALLSLYQHHTHLTAEDSCYGWTPIHWAARCGQLECVMRLVQMGCDVNTVSSRLNLTPTHTAAIGGHPRCVLWLSQAGADVNRQDFLGEAPLHKAARAASMECIQVLLIAGAKLHLRNTSGQTAADLALTHGFHDCLHLISNLQENLRQFSALQTNGERNGNSPGLLCRKRLQSAFENGQMKKARRDGFLLMQHSALENSMDSICGNVATVTDSVHPPSPVDHDDEPMKSIPACDEVSTRLSWQRDSSPSQLNSAEMCGSLHMTESPNSCVSHRPALQSLLGADCGEFLHYGHYHGFGDTAEELSDRAHIGPKSFQNAESTMHLCQDS
- the ankrd10a gene encoding ankyrin repeat domain-containing protein 10a isoform X4, whose translation is MSAGRDFSSEDEAFTSMFPIHRACRDGDVGALLSLYQHHTHLTAEDSCYGWTPIHWAARCGQLECVMRLVQMGCDVNTVSSRLNLTPTHTAAIGGHPRCVLWLSQAGADVNRQDFLGEAPLHKAARAASMECIQVLLIAGAKLHLRNTSGQTAADLALTHGFHDCLHLISNLQENLRQFSALQTNGERNGNSPGLLCRKRLQSAFENGQMKKARRDVATVTDSVHPPSPVDHDDEPMKSIPACDEVSTRLSWQRDSSPSQLNSAEMCGSLHMTESPNSCVSHRPALQSLLGADCGEFLHYGHYHGFGDTAEELSDRAHIGPKSFQNAESTMHLCQDS
- the ankrd10a gene encoding ankyrin repeat domain-containing protein 10a isoform X1, whose amino-acid sequence is MSAGRDFSSEDEAFTSMFPIHRACRDGDVGALLSLYQHHTHLTAEDSCYGWTPIHWAARCGQLECVMRLVQMGCDVNTVSSRLNLTPTHTAAIGGHPRCVLWLSQAGADVNRQDFLGEAPLHKAARAASMECIQVLLIAGAKLHLRNTSGQTAADLALTHGFHDCLHLISNLQENLRQFSALQTNGERNGNSPGLLCRKRLQSAFENGQMKKARRDGFLLMQHSALENSMDSICGTDVATVTDSVHPPSPVDHDDEPMKSIPACDEVSTRLSWQRDSSPSQLNSAEMCGSLHMTESPNSCVSHRPALQSLLGADCGEFLHYGHYHGFGDTAEELSDRAHIGPKSFQNAESTMHLCQDS
- the ankrd10a gene encoding ankyrin repeat domain-containing protein 10a isoform X3, with product MSAGRDFSSEDEAFTSMFPIHRACRDGDVGALLSLYQHHTHLTAEDSCYGWTPIHWAARCGQLECVMRLVQMGCDVNTVSSRLNLTPTHTAAIGGHPRCVLWLSQAGADVNRQDFLGEAPLHKAARAASMECIQVLLIAGAKLHLRNTSGQTAADLALTHGFHDCLHLISNLQENLRQFSALQTNGERNGNSPGLLCRKRLQSAFENGQMKKARRADVATVTDSVHPPSPVDHDDEPMKSIPACDEVSTRLSWQRDSSPSQLNSAEMCGSLHMTESPNSCVSHRPALQSLLGADCGEFLHYGHYHGFGDTAEELSDRAHIGPKSFQNAESTMHLCQDS